In one Plasmodium falciparum 3D7 genome assembly, chromosome: 14 genomic region, the following are encoded:
- a CDS encoding mitochondrial pyruvate carrier protein 2, putative gives MEIIKKIFYPNIIPKLKKKIQCYNINESLKKVLVSDTGILTIHFWAPTFKWSISLANIADINRDPSYLSLPQQIAICLTGLLFTRFAYMIKPRNLNLLTINFFMSMTSFYQISRIGQYKYNVYMKEKER, from the exons atggaaataataaagaaaatattttatccaAACATCATACcaaaactaaaaaaaaaaatacaatgttataatataaatgaaagtTTAAAAAAAGTGCTTG tATCTGATACTGGTATCTTGACTATTCATTTTTGGGCACCTACATTTAAATGGTCCATATCATTAGCCAACATTGCAGATATTAATAGAGATCCAAGTTATTTATCTTTACCACAACAAATtg CTATCTGTTTAACTGGATTGCTGTTTACACGATTTGCTTATATGATTAAACCTAGGAACCTTAATTTGTTAACaa TTAACTTCTTTATGAGTATGACATCTTTTTATCAAATATCTAGGATAggacaatataaatataatgtatatatgaagGAAAAAGAAAGGTAA